A window of Microbacterium luteolum contains these coding sequences:
- a CDS encoding dihydrolipoamide acetyltransferase family protein, giving the protein MSTDLKNGTAQVFRLPDLGEGLTEAGLVQWLVAVGDTIVTDQPIAEVETAKSVVELPSPFAGVVVALHGEAGDTIDVGAPVLEVAGAPQNPESDAAPGAAVEQEAYREEERAGSGNVLIGYGTTERAGSGRRRRPAAARAKTPADLREPSASRTVPAESSEKPTIVRETDAAPRRPVAVRSPLVRRLARDLGLDVHTIVATGPDGAVTRADVLRSAVDNAVDGAAAHHRETSSAAVGSEETVDGLGVRARERMSPLRKAVSAKLSRSRAEIPEATVWVDVDATALWDLRAQMAPEGGRAPSVTALLARFVLLALEDHPILASRLSEDAGELISFDGVNLGVAADTDRGLMVPVIPGAHSLTVEQLDVALRELATSARAGSLPPERLRGSTFTLNNYGGLGVDGSAAIINHPDVAILGIGRIIERPWVVDGEIVVRRIAQLSLVFDHRVCDGGYAAGFLRRVTELIEHPLRAFGRV; this is encoded by the coding sequence ATGAGCACCGACCTGAAGAACGGCACCGCGCAGGTCTTCCGTCTCCCCGACCTCGGCGAGGGACTGACCGAGGCCGGACTCGTGCAGTGGCTCGTCGCGGTCGGCGACACGATCGTCACGGACCAGCCCATCGCCGAGGTCGAGACCGCCAAGAGCGTCGTCGAGCTGCCCTCGCCGTTCGCGGGCGTCGTGGTCGCGCTGCACGGTGAGGCGGGTGACACGATCGACGTCGGAGCCCCTGTCCTCGAGGTCGCGGGAGCCCCGCAGAACCCGGAGTCGGATGCCGCGCCCGGCGCCGCCGTGGAGCAGGAGGCCTACCGCGAGGAGGAGCGCGCCGGCTCCGGCAACGTGCTCATCGGCTACGGCACCACGGAGCGCGCCGGATCCGGCCGTCGTCGCCGCCCCGCCGCTGCGCGTGCGAAGACTCCCGCAGATCTCCGAGAGCCCTCCGCTTCTCGGACCGTCCCCGCGGAATCATCCGAGAAGCCGACGATCGTCCGAGAGACGGATGCCGCGCCACGCCGCCCCGTGGCGGTGCGCTCTCCGCTCGTGCGGCGCCTCGCGCGCGATCTCGGCCTCGACGTGCACACCATCGTCGCGACCGGACCAGACGGCGCCGTGACGCGCGCCGATGTGCTCCGTTCCGCGGTGGACAACGCCGTGGACGGCGCGGCCGCGCATCATCGCGAGACGAGCAGTGCCGCGGTCGGCAGCGAGGAGACCGTCGACGGCCTCGGCGTCCGGGCGCGGGAGCGGATGTCGCCGTTGCGGAAGGCCGTCAGCGCCAAGCTCAGCCGCAGCAGGGCCGAGATTCCGGAGGCGACGGTCTGGGTCGACGTCGACGCCACCGCCCTCTGGGACCTTCGCGCGCAGATGGCGCCCGAGGGCGGCAGGGCACCGTCGGTCACCGCCCTCCTCGCCCGCTTCGTGCTCCTCGCCCTCGAGGACCACCCCATCCTCGCGTCGCGTCTCAGCGAGGACGCCGGCGAGCTGATCTCCTTCGACGGGGTGAACCTCGGCGTCGCGGCAGACACCGATCGCGGGCTGATGGTCCCGGTGATCCCCGGCGCTCACAGCCTCACGGTCGAGCAGCTCGACGTGGCGCTGCGCGAGCTCGCCACATCGGCGAGGGCCGGATCGCTGCCGCCGGAGCGACTGCGCGGATCGACGTTCACCCTCAACAACTACGGCGGGCTGGGAGTCGACGGCTCGGCGGCGATCATCAACCACCCCGATGTCGCCATCCTCGGCATCGGCCGCATCATCGAGCGCCCCTGGGTCGTGGACGGCGAGATCGTGGTGCGGCGCATCGCCCAGCTGTCGCTCGTGTTCGATCACCGCGTCTGCGACGGCGGGTACGCAGCCGGCTTCCTCCGACGCGTGACCGAGCTTATCGAGCATCCGCTGCGCGCCTTCGGGAGGGTCTGA
- a CDS encoding alpha-ketoacid dehydrogenase subunit beta produces the protein MTIAHDDMRTETAERQVTTMSMAAALNRALADAIESDQDVVVFGEDVGALGGVFRITDGLTARYGEDRCFDTPLAESGIVGTAVGMAMNGLRPVVEMQFDAFALPAFEQVVSHVAKLGNRTRGGMRMPLVIRVPFGGGIGGVEHHCDSSEAYYAHTPGLTVVSPSTPQDAYSLLRAAIASPDPVIFLEPKKLYWSKGEVDTSITAEIGTARIAREGTDVTLLAYGASVSLALEAAEVAAAEGRSVQVVDVRSLSPFDDATVTAAVKSTGRAVVIAEAPGYASVASEIQARVFERCFEFLEAPVRRVTGFDVPYAPPKLEHWYLPDVDRVLDAIDTLHWDEDV, from the coding sequence ATGACCATCGCCCATGACGACATGCGCACCGAGACCGCGGAGCGCCAGGTGACGACCATGAGCATGGCCGCCGCCCTCAACCGGGCTCTCGCCGACGCGATCGAATCCGACCAGGACGTGGTCGTGTTCGGCGAGGACGTCGGCGCTCTCGGTGGCGTCTTCCGCATCACCGACGGGCTCACCGCGCGCTACGGCGAGGACCGGTGCTTCGACACGCCTCTCGCGGAGTCCGGCATCGTCGGCACCGCCGTCGGCATGGCCATGAACGGCCTGCGTCCGGTGGTGGAGATGCAGTTCGACGCGTTCGCCCTTCCCGCCTTCGAGCAGGTCGTGAGCCACGTCGCGAAGCTCGGCAACCGCACACGCGGAGGAATGCGGATGCCGCTGGTCATCCGCGTCCCGTTCGGCGGCGGCATCGGCGGCGTGGAGCACCACTGCGACTCCTCGGAGGCGTACTACGCGCACACCCCGGGGCTCACCGTGGTGAGTCCCTCCACCCCGCAGGACGCCTACTCCCTGCTGCGTGCGGCGATCGCCTCCCCCGACCCCGTGATCTTCCTCGAGCCGAAGAAGCTGTACTGGAGCAAGGGCGAGGTCGACACGTCGATCACGGCGGAGATCGGCACGGCGCGGATCGCACGGGAGGGCACCGACGTGACCCTGCTCGCGTACGGCGCCTCCGTGTCGCTCGCCCTCGAGGCCGCCGAGGTCGCCGCCGCGGAGGGCCGGAGCGTGCAGGTCGTGGACGTGCGCTCGCTCTCCCCGTTCGACGACGCGACGGTGACGGCCGCCGTGAAGTCGACCGGGCGGGCCGTGGTCATCGCCGAGGCTCCCGGATACGCCTCCGTCGCCTCGGAGATCCAGGCCCGCGTCTTCGAGCGGTGCTTCGAGTTCCTCGAGGCGCCCGTGCGCCGGGTCACCGGCTTCGATGTGCCCTACGCGCCGCCGAAGCTCGAGCACTGGTACCTGCCCGACGTCGACCGGGTTCTCGACGCGATCGACACGCTGCACTGGGACGAGGACGTATGA